From the genome of Leptotrichia sp. HSP-342:
ATTTCTTTTTTCCTTTCAGAGATTGATATACTGTAATTATTGTATCTTTTCATAATATAATCTTTTCTAAAAAATTTTATCATAGTCATCACTAGTAATAATATTATTATTACAAATAATTCAATCATTAATTCTAAATCCCCCCAAGCAATTCCAACCGAAAAAATTGATACTATGCTAAATATTGAACAACACAACATATGAAATCTTTCAAAAATTGAATATTTCACATATAATTTTTCTCCATTCACTTTTTCACGAATTTCTTTTTTTGGATAACCTATTTTCTCCAACAAATATTCCAAAATCTCATCTTTATTTTTTATGTCACAAAAAATATAACTTTTTTTATGATTACTTTCTATTGAAACATCAATTATTAAATCACAGAAATACTTATAAATATTTATTGAGCTGTCAAAGTTTAAAAGAATATCATACGAACCTAATATATTTTTTCTCACTGTCAAAGTTTTTATATCATTATATGCAATAGTTTTCTCAAAAAATAGACCTTTTATTTTCACTTCATAATCAGAAAAATCAAATTTCATCTTGCTTTTAATAATCATCACCAAAAGAAATTTGTATACAAAATAACTTATTCCAATAGCCAAAAAAATTATTCCAACCTTTTCTTTTTTATTAAATAAAATATCAATTCCTCCTAATAAATGACTTAAATATATTACTAGAAAAAATATATCCCACATATTAATTTCAAATTTTGAATATTTTATTTTCATCCAATTTATCTCCATATTTTATTATTTCTTCCGATACTTTCTCCCTTTTTTCTCTCCAATCGCCTCCAAAATTCTACCTTTCACAAGCTTATTTAAAAATCTTCTAGCCGTAGAATCTGAGATGTTTAAAATTTTTTGAGCCTCATTATTCTCAATATAATTATTTTTCTCAAAATATTCTTCCAATATTTTCAGCCTTTGTAACTCTTTATCAGTCATTTTATCAGTCAAAATATCAGTCATTTTTGAGTCATTTTTTTGCAATTCTTCTAGAGTTTCTTTTATGATTTCAAGAATAAATGTAATAAATGGCGTAGATTCTCCAATATTATTCGATAAATTTATAGCTTCATAATACTTCTGCTGTTTTTTCTGAATCAAAGTTTCAATTGGAAGCCAAGCAAAAAACTCTTTCCATTTTGATAGGATTAATGTATGCCAAAGTCGTCCTAACCTTCCATTTCCATCTTGAAAAGGATGTATAAATTCAAATTCATAATGAAATACACATGCCTTTATTAGTGGATGAACTTTACTTTTTTTCAACCACGAAAAAAGCTGGTCGATTAATTCAGGAATATATTGAGGTGGTGTCCCTGCATGAATCAGCTGACTTCCCTGATAAACTCCTGCTCCTTTTGTACGAAATCTGCCATTTTCATTTATTAAATCAGCAGTCAAGATTTTATGTGCCTTGAGTAAATCTTTAATCGAATATGGATTTAATAAAGTTAATTTTTCATAGATTTCATAAGCATTTTTAACTTCTTTTATATCCTTTGGCGGAGCTAAAATTCTTTTCCCATTAATCACATCTGTCACTTGCTCAAATGTTAGTGTATTTTGCTCTATCGCAAGTGATGAATAAATTGTTTTTATTCTATTTTCTCTTCTTAAAACTGGATTTGACGATAGTTTTTCTGAAACTATAATCATTCCTGTTAATTCGTTAATTTGAGCAACAAGTTCGATTATCTCATTTGTAATTTCAAATGGTGGATTATAATCACATTCTTTTCCCATATTTTAAATTATCCTTTATTTTTTATATTTTTTCTCACTCTATCTCCAACACCGTCATATACGGCAAATGATCCGACAGCTTTGTCCATTCCTGTGAATCATCATTTATAAAAAAACTTTGCTTAGTTCTATAATTTTCACCTTTTTTGGCCATTATATAATCAATTCTCTGTGTTTCAAGATTTCTGTTTTCAAGATTTGATTTATTTTCCAAGTCCTTGCCTTCAAAATAAGTGTCATTCCAGTTTTTACAAATTTCCCAATAATGCTCTGTTGTTGGCAAAAGGTTAAAATCACCGCATAAAAATTTTATATCTCCCTTAAAATAATCTATAACTGTCATCAAATCATCAATTTGGGTACTTTTTACTGCAGGCTCATAATCTAGATGAGTATTTATAACCAAAATATGTTTTTTATATTTTGAACTGTTAATTTGTGCTGCCAAAACCTGTCTTTTTTCATTTCCAGCAGATGGCAGCTCGTGAACATATATATTTTTCACATCATATTTTGAAACAAACGCAATTCCAAACTCCCCTTTGTCAAAATCCATTGCCTTTTGAAAATAATAATAATTATACCCAAGTTCAAGTGCAAAATCCTGCGTTACGTCACGAAAATTACTTCTTTTAGTATTTTTATCAACTTCCTGCAATGCAACAAAATCAGGCTTGTATTTTTTTATGCTTTTTGCCAATTTCTTCCCATCCGCAAGCCTTGCTCCGTAAATATTGTAAGTCATTATTCTAAATTCCATTTTTTATTTCCTATCCTTTTTATTTTATCTGTATAAGCAATTAGTTTCCAGTTGATTAAAACCATTTCAACTCGTCTTTAGTCAAATATTCATAACTTCTATTTTTATCTTTTCCATCTCCATTTGGAAGCACTTCAAATGTATTATAATCTACACCTTCTAAAATTTTTCCCTCAAAATAAATATTTTTATCATCTTTTATAAACCATTTATTCAGAACTTCTACTTTATCTCTATTAATTCCTTTTACTTCATAAATAAAATAGTATGAATCAAAACAGTTTGACATTGTATTGTTTATATAATATACATTATATTTATCTTTTCCATATAATGCATCGTATCTTATTCCATATGGCAAAAATTCAAATGTTTCAGGATTTTTAATTTTTCCCAATAATGGAGAAGGATCTATTACTTTATTTCCGCTATAAACATGATTTTTATCCTTTGCATAATCTTCATTTAAAACTTTAAAACTCATAATATCAGCATTTTCTATTTTTTTATCCCGATAATAAATTTTATTCTCATTTTTCTAATAATTTTGACCTAATTTCTCAAAATTTTTAATTTTTATATCTTTTATTTTTTCACCCATGTAATAAACATTCTTATCATCTTTTAAAAGAGAAAATCCTATCAACTCAGCAGTTTTCGGATTTACTCCTTCCAAAATTTTATTTTTGTAATAAACCTTTCCTTTATCTATCGAATAATAATCTCCTAAATTTTGAGCAATATCTCCAAATCCGACATTTGAGAAAATTAATACTAATACTATAGTAAAACTAGTTTAAAACAGAACTCAAAAATTATGACTATTTTACTCAAACCCTAAATTATATAATTTCTATCAGTTCAATTTTAAATGGGTTTGAGTATATTTTCAAAAAAATTTTTTTCACAAGTTATCCTCTCTTTGTAATCAAAAGTATAAATTTTTTCAATTTTATTACATAAATCTCTAATCAACATGTTTTTTCAACTGGCTCTTATGAATAAATCCCCTATATTCTTTGACTGTTAGGTCATTCTTATAGTCAGAAGGATAGTCAACATAATAAACATAATACCAGTCACCATATTTTGTAATATATCTTACAATTGTTTCACTATCTAATTTTGAAATAACTTTTGAATCTTTAGTCGGCTTTTCACGTATATTCGCATATCCGTCCTTTGAACTTATTTCATATTTTTTCAAGTCACTCACTTCATCTAAATGCGGTTCATCAAAATCATCTGATTCATACGATTTTTTCATTTCAAGTTTTGTAATTTTTGATTTTGTACCATCAATTTTCTTTAATTCAATAACTTGTGCATAAACTGTTGTAAAATCGCATTCTGTGTATGGAGTTACTTTTTTTATTTTAACCTTTGCTGAATACTGTAATTCTCCTTTTTGAATTTTTTCCATTTTTTTAACTTCTTCTGGAAAAGTTTTTTTTAATATTTCAACTTTAGTCTTTTCCATATCAGCAAATTCCTTTTCGGCATTTCTGCTTTCATCCCAATTATGATAATCAAAATCCTTAGGCTTCAAAACTATCGCTTTCCCATTCACAATATCCTTATTATCAGGATAAAACAGCATTTCCCCATATTCTATTGCAGAACATGGTACATCTGGATCACTTTTATCCCAATTAATTTTAAATGTTCCCTTCAAATCCAAGATTATTCCATCATCAGTCAAAACGATCTCATCAGATTTCTTATTTTGCCCAAAAGAAAGCATAGAAACTAGCAGAAGAAAGCAACAAAAGAAAACATTTCTAAATTTAAAATTTTTAAGTTTCATAAATACTCACTTCTCCTTTACATTTTACTGACAGCTATTTGCAAAAGTTTATATACCTAATTAATATACTATTTTCAATTTTAAACTTCTTCTCTTTGTGATAAAAGTTCTTAATTTCTTGCTGCATAAACATCTGTTATCCAATTTTTTACTTTAACAAGGGGTACTAACCCCTTGCTTTATAATCCTTCTTTTATTAAATTCTAAAAATATATTGTTTCTGAAGAAGTCTATTATTATGTTCCTCTTTATTGACTAAAATTTAATAGCCAGCCTTTTCACTTTCAAGTCCTGTTACAATAGCGATTCCTGAACTTGTTCCCAGTCTTGTTGCTCCTAATTCAACATATTTTTTTGCAGTTTCAAGGTCTTTCACTCCACCACTTGCCTTTACTTCTGCTTTATCTCCAACTGTTTTTTTCATAAGCTCTACATCTTCAAATGTTGCCCCTCCTGTTCCAAATCCTGTTGAAGTTTTTACAAAATCTGCCTTTGCATTAACTGATAATTCACATGCTTTCACTTTTTCGTCGTCAGTCAAATAGCAAGTTTCGATTATAACTTTCAGAACATTGCTTCCAATTGCCTTTTTTATTTTTCTAATTTCGTTTTCCACTAAATCATAGTCCTTGTCCTTCAATGCTCCAATATTAATAACCATGTCAATTTCCG
Proteins encoded in this window:
- a CDS encoding Fic family protein, producing the protein MGKECDYNPPFEITNEIIELVAQINELTGMIIVSEKLSSNPVLRRENRIKTIYSSLAIEQNTLTFEQVTDVINGKRILAPPKDIKEVKNAYEIYEKLTLLNPYSIKDLLKAHKILTADLINENGRFRTKGAGVYQGSQLIHAGTPPQYIPELIDQLFSWLKKSKVHPLIKACVFHYEFEFIHPFQDGNGRLGRLWHTLILSKWKEFFAWLPIETLIQKKQQKYYEAINLSNNIGESTPFITFILEIIKETLEELQKNDSKMTDILTDKMTDKELQRLKILEEYFEKNNYIENNEAQKILNISDSTARRFLNKLVKGRILEAIGEKKGRKYRKK
- a CDS encoding endonuclease/exonuclease/phosphatase family protein; translated protein: MEFRIMTYNIYGARLADGKKLAKSIKKYKPDFVALQEVDKNTKRSNFRDVTQDFALELGYNYYYFQKAMDFDKGEFGIAFVSKYDVKNIYVHELPSAGNEKRQVLAAQINSSKYKKHILVINTHLDYEPAVKSTQIDDLMTVIDYFKGDIKFLCGDFNLLPTTEHYWEICKNWNDTYFEGKDLENKSNLENRNLETQRIDYIMAKKGENYRTKQSFFINDDSQEWTKLSDHLPYMTVLEIE
- a CDS encoding SH3 domain-containing protein, whose amino-acid sequence is MKLKNFKFRNVFFCCFLLLVSMLSFGQNKKSDEIVLTDDGIILDLKGTFKINWDKSDPDVPCSAIEYGEMLFYPDNKDIVNGKAIVLKPKDFDYHNWDESRNAEKEFADMEKTKVEILKKTFPEEVKKMEKIQKGELQYSAKVKIKKVTPYTECDFTTVYAQVIELKKIDGTKSKITKLEMKKSYESDDFDEPHLDEVSDLKKYEISSKDGYANIREKPTKDSKVISKLDSETIVRYITKYGDWYYVYYVDYPSDYKNDLTVKEYRGFIHKSQLKKHVD
- the deoC gene encoding deoxyribose-phosphate aldolase, translated to MEINKFIDHTILKATATEEDVKKLCDEAKEYGFYSVCVNGANVEYAFSQVKDSDVKVAAVVGFPLGAMATDVKVFEAKKAIEDGASEIDMVINIGALKDKDYDLVENEIRKIKKAIGSNVLKVIIETCYLTDDEKVKACELSVNAKADFVKTSTGFGTGGATFEDVELMKKTVGDKAEVKASGGVKDLETAKKYVELGATRLGTSSGIAIVTGLESEKAGY